The DNA segment ACCTCCTGACCGTGCTTCAGGTATGATTCCGCCATGAGCTGGATTCGCGAACAATTCACCTTCACCGACCTGCAGCGGCTGCTGTTCAAGCTGTCCGAACACGTCAAGGCCTTCCAGGGACTCACCCCCGCCGAAATCAGCGACCTGCTCGGCAGTTCCGAAAAATGCACCTTCGTGCCCGGCGCCTACATCGTCAAGGAAGGCAATGTCGGCACCCACATGTACATCATCCTCAACGGCGAAGCGCGCGTGCTCAAGAACGGGCGCGGCGGCGAAGTGGAACTGGCGCGCCTGGCGGCCGCCGACAGCTTCGGCGAAATGGCCCTGGCCGACAACGAAGCGCGCAGCGCCAGCGTCATCGCCGACACCGATTGCGTGCTGGTCCGCATCAACGACCAGATCATCAATGCGCGGCCCGAGATCGGCCTCAAGGTCTATCGCAACATCGCCAAGGTAGTCTCGGCCCGCCTGCGCGCCGCCGACGAACTGCTGGCCTGGCGCCTCTAGGCCGTCACCGCGCGTCGCACTGAAAGCAGCCTGAAAAGTCGGCGCCGGCGATACGGCGCTTTCCCCGCGAACGCCCCTGATCGAACAGAACGCCGGAGCGCTCAGCGGCCCTTGCCGAAGAACCCGGCAACCGAACGACTCAGCCAGTCCTCTCCCGCGTCGCCCTTGACCATGCCACCGATGCTGCGCTTCACATCGGGTACGAAGCCCTTGTCTTCCCGCTTGATGTGCAGCACCAGCCAGGTGCTGAGCATGTCGTGGAATTGCCTGGCGACATCCTCGCCGGCGATGTGCCGGTCCCGATACTTCCCCACGCGCTTGACGAACACGTCATGCACCGCCTTGTGCGACTTGGCGTGCTTGTACCCGACCCTGACCTGCAGGTCTTCCTCGAAAGGAAAGTGGGAACGGCAATACTCCTCCACGGAATCGAGCACCCGCCCGACCGAGGCCGAATCCTTCTGCTCGATGGCGACCTCCAACTGGTTGATGCAATCGACAATCTTCCTGTGCTGCTGGTCGATTGCCTCGATCCCCGTTTCGAGGTCGCTGGTCCAAACCACTGCCATTTTTGCTCTTCCAGAAAATACGATACCGTCGCCGGCGCCCGGCGACGCAGCCGAGAATGCCGCCGCACGGCCGTATTCTGCGGGTAAGTGGATTGAACGACAACCCGGGACGGAGAATCCGTTGCAAATCAGGAGTCGGCGCCGGCGGTACGGCGATTCGCGCGCGCCGTTCGGCGCCTAGGCGGAAATTGCGACGCCGTGGTCGGGATCGCTGGTCAGTATCTCGAAGGCGGCACGATTCGTCGCCTCCAGCGACTCGCTGATGCCGGCCCGTTTGTCGTGGAAGCGAAGCGTGCAACGCGCGATCTTGCTGTTAAGGCAATGTTTGACGCCGCCGGGCGGGTTGCGATAGGCGAGGCCGACAAACGCATCGCGCGGCGCCGAAATCACCCCGTCGATGACGACCTCCGCCGTTTCCGACGTGAACTTCCAATTGAAGTAATCGAAGGAACCGCGCGCCCGAAGCCCCTGCAGCAAGCCGGTGAGCGCGTATTCCCTTTGCCGGTGGCGCAGCACCAGCGGCGTCAGCGGCGGTGTCCAGAAGGGACCGATGCGCAAGCGCGCCGTCGCTACCTCCAGAAAACTGTCGGGGTGCGCATCGAAGCCCGCCACCTGGCCCCAGGCATACAGATCGGTGTGGCGGCGGCCCCAGTTATGGTTCTGGCTGCCGACCCAACCCGTCACGTCGATCGCTGCGCCATTGACCGACAAGCCGCCACTGAAGCGCGCCAGCGGCAAACTGACCAGGCTCTTCGCCGCGGGAAACCCGCCCTGGTAAAGCTTGAAGGGCAACAGCAGGACGGGCGTGGCCCTGCCTTCTAATGCCAGGTCCCAGGCCAATGCTTGTCCCTTGCTCGCGACGACCCCCTGCAAACGATGCGGACCGAGCGTCGCCGCGCCGACCCGAACGCCGAACCTTGAGATGTCGAACAGGCAGTCGGCCAACGGATATTCCTGTTTTGCGACGGCATGCCGGCCGGTTTCGCCATCGAAGAAGACGGCCCAGAGTTCACCAACCGCATCCCCGGCATGGCCCTTGGGGCAGAAGATCGTGTAGCGAATCCAGAACCCCAGCGGGCGCGCCGGATGATTGGCCCGAAGGAAAAAACTCTCGTAGTGCCCCTCGGCCTGGCCGCGAAAGCGGGCGAGATTGACGGTTTGAAGGAAGGCCTCAATATCGCTTGGCATGGCAGTCCGTGTGTTGGTATGTCCCGACGAGAAAGACGAGGCCGGCTATCTCGAGTGTCCCGACTTGATTTCCAGCGACTTCAGATCGAGCTGATCGCCAAGAAGCGCCCCGCTGTTTGCATCCAGCTTGAAATACTTTCCAGACTGAACCTTTTTCACCGTATCAGGCGTCAGCACGACCGCTGCGTTATACCGCGGCATTTCGCTATTGTCCCAAGCCTTGACCTGATCGAGCCCCGAAACATTCCATTGCGAAAGCACCCCGAGCTTCGCGGCACTCTTGCCATAATCCTTGGTGGAAAAGACTGAGCGGTACTGGTCCGCATTCTTGGCGATGTCGTCCAGCGATGCGCCCACTTGACCGCTGGCAGAGATGTCCAGCACCTTGCCGTTGCTCGTCTTCAGCGAACGCGCGACGGTGGACGCCTTGCTCAGCGCCAGGGCCAGCGTATCGGGATCGTTGAGATCGATCGTCGGCAGCGACGATATCGTCAGCTTGACCTCGGGCAGCCCGGAACAAAATATCTTGTCGCCCATCGGATTGCATTTCAAATTCTGTGCGACGCGCTTGTCCAGCTTCCATTTGGGGCCGAAGGTCGCCACCGCCCAGTACATGAACTTGGCCTTCCACTCCTCGACGCCGTTTGCCCGCATCCCGTAGTAGAAATTGCGGTGCGTGTCGTGCTCGGTCCGGCTCTTCTCGTTGCAATAGTGATCGTGGATCACCGACGCCTTGATGTAGGCCCCCTCGAATGGCCCGCCAATGAACGACCAGAAGGCCTGGGGAATCGACGCGCCATCCACTTCCTTGCCGGGCGGCACGATCCAGAGCAGCCCGTTCGGATCGACAAAGCGGAACTGGGCCGCCAGCTTGAACATCGGCCGCGGCTGCGCGTCTACGAATCGCCCTTCGAGCGGATCGCGAAATTCTCCAAAAAACTCCGGTGCCGCCATTGCCGGCGATGCCGAAAGGCCAACCAGAACTAACAGGAATGCAAGGATTCGCATGGCTTTCTCCCAAGGGTGCTGTAGATAGCGTTGGACGTCAGGGCTCACAACCCTCCGGCGCCCTGATCACCGGCCTTTTGTCAGCCGGATCGGCCGCCGGGTCGGCGAAGAGGCGGACACCGTGATACACCCACCACGCCCGTACCGACCACATGCCGTCCTCCTTGCAGATTTTCTGCAAAACGCGGTCTGCCGGTTCCCGATAGATGTTGTGGTCGAGGTGGCTTTCCCGCATCAACTGGTACAGCGCATCGTGGATCAGTGACCCGCGCATGAAGCTCAGCGTGTCGATGGTCGGCCCTGAAGGGCCGTCCCAGGCATAGCCTTTGGCGATGGTCAGGTTCCCCGCCGTGTCGAGATCGATGTATTCCGTGTCGATCGCGGTGGCCGGCGTGATGTCGATGGCGACCGCATACGCCTCCTTGAGCTGATACTTGTACCCGTCGTTGTAGGCGATGCATTTCATTTGGCCCTCCCGATTCAGTCGACAGCCAACACTTGATTTGCAAATTTAGCGGCCGGGGCAACCGGGAAGTCGAGCATCTCGATTGCCCCACCACGACGTCTTTCGCTTGTTTGCGAAAATTACTTCGTAGTTGCCTTGCCGGCCGCGTCTGCAGATGCCTTTGCCGCATCGGCGCTCTTGGCCGCAGCATCCGCCGAGGCTTTGGCGTCACCAGCCGCCGTCTGTGCCGAGCTGATCATTTGCTGCGTAAGCCTTTGCGCAACCAGCGGCAACTCGGCCTTGATCAGTTCGACGGCCTTCTCCAGCAACGCATCGAATCTGGTGGCGTACGCGTTGTCCTTGATATCACCGTTCATTCGGGCCTGGCACAAGGCGAAGGAACCATCACGGAACAACTGGATGCCCTGCGTCCTGACGAACAGGGTATTGATCGACGTCGCCAAAGTTTTCGCTATCTCGCCGCTGATCCTGGCTTCGTTTCCGCTAGTCGCCTTCGCGCTGGCTTCGGCGGCGGCTCGAATGGAACTGTTGATCGCCTCGGCAACATCCGGCGACGGCTCGGCGCAGAAGTGATCCTTCTTGAGGTCGACCAACACCATTCGCCGCTCGGCAGTAGTCGCCAAAGTGCCGATACGATCACCTACGTGGTCTTCGATTACCGGCTTCTCTTTTGGTGGCGTAAACGCAGAGCATGCAGCCAAGCCGATCGCAGGAATGGAAATCATCAGCAGCTTGATGTTCATTTCTACCTCCTTCGCCGTGAGTGGATGGGAACAACTCCGTGTGACCTGATAGAGGTTGATTCCTTGGTTCTGAAAGATGTCCGTTTCATGACTGAAACATCCTGTCGCTTAGACATGGCATCGATTTCTGCCGAGCATCCAGCCTTCCACCCTTGCGAAAAGATCGTGACAGGAGTTGCTCTGCACATTACGAGCGCATTCCAATGCCACGTCAATATGCACCGCAGCACCTTTGGCGCATTTTTATGTCATTGGTACTAAAGGAAAAAGCGCAGAACGAGTCGGCGCTGGCGATACGGCGATTTGCGTCTATCGCACTTTAATTTCCGTCCACATCCGCGACAGGCTGCGGCGCAGTTTCGGATCGAAGTCGCGCAGCATTTCCAGGCGCTGCAATTCGGCCGGCGGGGGAAAGATGCCGGGGTTGGCGGCGATCTCGGGGCGGATGTGGGCGGTCGCGGCGGCGTTGGGGTTGCCGGCGCCGATCAGGTTGGAGACGTCGGCGGCGTTTTCGCCTTCGAGCATGAAGTCGATGAACTGGTGCGCGAGATCGGGCCGGCGGCCGGTCTTGTGCAGCACGAAGTTGTCCACCGCCAGCACCGCGCCCTCCTTCGGCGTGGCGAAGCCTATCTGGAAGGGACGCTTGGCCGCCGCCGCGTCCTGCTGTGCGCGGAACATGTCGTTCGAGTAGCCGTGGGCGACCCAGATGGTGCCGATGGCCAGATCCTTGATGTAGGTGCTGTTGGAAAACGCCGTCCACCAAGGCTTGGCGCGCAGGATCAGGCGCTTGGCTTGTTCCCACTTGGCGGGGTCGTGGTCCTGCACGGAGTAGCCGAGGTATTTCATCGCCGCCGCCATGAGTTCGCGCTGGCTGTTGAGTACGGTGACGCGGCCCTTGAGCTTCTTCAGGTGCTGCGGCTCGAAAATCAGCGCCCAGCTGTCGGTGGGCAGGTCCAGCTCCTTCATCTTGTCGATATTGAATCCGAGCAGCGTGACGGATGTGGCGTAGGGCACCGAATGGCGGTTGCCCGGATCGAACCAGGTGTCGAGGAATTCGCGCTTGACGTTGCGCAAGTTCGGCAGCTTCGCCTTGTCGATCTCGCGCAGGGCCTTGCGCCGCACCAGCGATTCGACGGCATTGCCGGTGGGCACCAGCACGTCGTAGCCGACGGCGCCGGCTTCCAGCTTGGCCAGCATTTCCTCGTTGTCGGAGTAGTAGTCCTGCTTGAGCCGGCATTTGCAGTGGGCCTCGAAGCGCTGCACCGTGTCTTCGGAAATGTAGTTGTTCCAGTTGTAGAGGTAGAGCGTGTCGATCGCCCGGGCCGGCAGGCTCGCCAGCAGCAGCGCCGATAGAACGAAGGCCAGAAGTCGGCGCTGGCGGTGCGGCGATTTCACTGGCGCGCCTTCAGCACATCGGGCGCGAGGCGCGACGCTACCAGGATCAGCGTCAGGGTCAGCGCCATCAGCAGCGTGGATACGGCATTGACCTCGGGCGTGATGGCGACCTTGATCATCGAGTAGATCTGCAGCGGCAGCGTATTCACGCCGACGCCGGCGACGAAGAAGGTGATGACGAAATCGTCGATCGAGAGCGTGAAGGCCATCAGGAAGCCGGCCACCAGTGCCGGCATGATCAGCGGCAGCGTGACGCGACGGAAGGTGGCCCAGGGCGTGGCGCCGAGGTCGCGCGCCGCCTCGAAGATGCTTTCGTCCATGCCGGCCAGGCGCGCGCGCACGATCACGGCGACGAAGCCGATGCTGAAGGTAATGTGCGCGGCGAGGATCGAGAACAGGCCCAGCGACAGATCGAGCACCTGGCGGAAGAACAGCAGCAAGGACACGCCGAGCAGGATTTCCGGCATCGCCACCGGCGTCAGCACCAGGAAGGGCAGCCAGCGCGGGCGGTAGCGGTGCATGGACAGCCCCGCCATGGCGCCGAGCAGGGTCGACACGCTGCTGGAGACCAGCGCGATCAGCAGCGAGTTGGCGGCGGCGTGCAGCATGTCGTCGTCGTGCAGCAGCTTGGTGTACCAGCGCGTGGTGAAGCCGACCCACTCGGCGTTGAGCACCGAGTCGTTGAAGGAGAACAGCACCACCACCGCCAGCGGAATGTAGAGGAAGGCGTAGGTAGCGAGCGAGGCGGTCCAGAGCCAGAAGCGGGATGAGTTCATAACGGAAACCCGGCTTCTATCCGCAGATTACGCAGATTATGCCGAGAGGGCTGCGGAGTGACCTGCATCCGGAACTTTCCCGCCAGACGACGCGCATGGGCCAGGCAGCGCGCCGATCCATCTGCGTCAATCTGCGAAATCTGCGGACAAAATGCCTTTGGCAACTTCACGAAACCGCCTCCGTCCCGTGCAGCCCTCGCTTCGAGGCCCAGGCGGTGAGCCCCGCCAGCGCCAGCACGCAGGCCGTTAGCATGATCGACAGCGCCGAGCCGAGCGGCCAGTCGCGGTTTTCCAGGAACTGTTCCTTGATCAGGTTGCCGATCAGGATGTCGCCGGTGCCGCCGAGCAGTTCCGGCACGGCGAACATGCCCAGCACGGGGATGAAGACCAGCGCCGAACCGGAGAAGATGCCGGGCAGCGAGAGCGGAAAGGTCACGCGCCAGAAGCGCGTCCAGGCATTGGCGCCGAGGTCCTGCGCGGCTTCGAGCAGGGCTGGATCATGTTTTTCGAGGTTGGTGTAGAGCGGCAGCACCATGAAGGGCAGGTGCGCATAGACCATGCCGACAATCACGGCGAAGGGCGTGTACAGCAGGTTGACCGGGCCCAGCAGCATGATCCAGGCATAGATGCGCACCAGGAAATTGCTGGCGAAGGGCAGGATCACCAGCAGCACCAAAAAGTCGCGGCGCTGCCTGGGGCTTCGCGCGATCAGCCAGGCCAGCGGGTAGGCGAGCACGATGCAGAGCAGCGTGGTCAGCGCGGCGACCAGAAAGGAACGGGCGAAGATTTCGAGGTAGATGACGTCGCCGCCGAGGAAGCGGTAGGCATCCAGCGTCAGCGCGGCGAGGCTGTCGATGGGCGCGAGGCCGCCGAACTCGCCGGTTTCGCGAAAGCCGGCGACCACCACGATCAGCGCCGGGACGAGGAAGAAGGCGAGCAGGAACAGCGTGGGCGGCAGCGTGACGATCCACTTGGTCAGGCCCGCCGGCTGGCTTCTCGGTGCGGACACAGGCGGCCTCGCTAGCTTCTGAGGTACACGCCGGCGTCATGCCGCCAGCAGACGGTGACGGCGTCGCCGACTTCGTGGAACTTGGCGCGGCCCGGCGCGGCGTTGGGCATCAGTGCCTCTATCACGCGACCGTTGGCCAGCTCGACCTTGTACAGCGTGACATCGCCCAGATACAGCAGTTCGCGCACCACGCCCTCGAAGCTGTTTTTCAGGTCGGCGGATTCCTTGTGGCCGAAGACGCGGATCAGTTCCGGGCGCAGGGCAAAGGCGCCGCGCTCGCCCACTGCGATCGGGCGCGGGTCGGTGGCGGCGATGTCGCCGAGGCCTTCCGCATGCAGGCCGAGCAGCACCTTGCTCGACGACGTCACTTCGACGTCGAGCAGGTTGATCTTGCCGATGAAGTCGGCGACGAAGCGGTTGGCGGGCTGGGTGTAGAGCTGGTCCGGCTCGTCGCATTGCTCGATGCGGCCGTCCTTCATCACGGCGATGCGATGCGACAGGGCCAGCGCCTCCTGCTGCGAATGCGTGACGAAGATGAAAGTGATGCCGACTTCGCGCTGCAGTGCGATCAGTTCGATCTGCATTTCGACACGCAGCTTGGCGTCGAGCGCGCCCAGCGGCTCATCGAGCAGCAACAGGCGCGGCTGGTTGACCAGGCCGCGCGCCAGCGCCACGCGCTGCTTCTGGCCGCCGGAGAGTTCGTGGGGAAAGCTGTCGGCCTTGTCTTCGAGATGCACCAGGGCCAGGGTTTCGCCGACGCGACGCCGTATCTCCGGCGCCGACTTTCCGGCCATCTCCAGCGGGAAGGCGATGTTGCCTGCCACCGTCATGTGCGGAAACAGCGCGTAGCTCTGGAACACGGTATGCAGCGGGCGTTTTTCCGGCGGCACGCCGGCCAGCGATTGGCCGTCGAGCAATATCTCGCCTTCGTCCGGTTCGTCGAAGCCGGCGATCATGCGCAGGATGGTGGTCTTGCCGCAGCCCGAAGGCCCGAGCAGAGTGAAGAATTCTCCCTGCTCGATGGCGATGGAAACGTCCTTCACCGCTTCGAGCGAACCGAAGCGGCGCGTTAGGTTGCGGATTTCGAGCAGTGCCATGTCGGGTCCGCCGTTCTTCTACCGGCGCCGGCAGGCGGCTGCCTGCCGGTGAAGCAAACGCTCAGCCGTCGGCGTTGATGTTGGTGATCAGCTCCTTCAAAACCGTATCGGCGCGATCGTTGGCGATCTGGCAGGTGCCGGCATTCTCATGGCCGCCGCCGCCGTAGAACAGCATCAGTTCGCCGACGTTGGTGCCGGAGGTGCGATTGATGATCGATTTGCCGGTGGCGAACACGGTGTTCTGCTTCTGCACGCCCCACATGATGTGGATCGAGATGTTGGTCTCGGGGAACAGCGCGTAGATCATGAAGCGATTGACGGCGTAGATCGTCTCCTCGTGGCGCAGGTCGAGCACCGCGAGATTGCCGTACACCGTGGTGCAGCGCTTGATCTGCTCCTTGGCCTTTTCGGCATGCTCGAAATAAAGGTCGACCCGTTCCTTGACATCCGGCAGGGCGAGGATGTCGTCGATGCCGTGATTGCGGCAGTAGGCGATCAGGTCCATCATCAGCTGGTAGTTGCTGACGCGGAACTCGCGGAAACGGCCCAGCCCGGTACGCGAATCCATCAGGTAGTTGAGCAGCACCCAGTCTTTCGGGTCGAGGATTTCCTGGCGCGTGAAGTTCGCCGAGTCGGCCTTGTCGACGGCGATCATCATGTCGTTGAACGACGAAGGGAAGCGCCCCTTGCCGCCGTAGTGCTCGAACACCACGCGCGCGGCGGACGGCGCATCCGGATAGATGATGTGGTTGGGGCGCTCGCCGGGATTGCGGAAAGTCTCGGAGAGATGGTGGTCGAACGCCAGATGCACGCCCGGCACGAAGGGCAGGTTGGTGGTGATGTCGCGTTCGGAGATTTCGATCTTGCCATCCTGCATGTCCTTCGGATGGACGAACTTGATCTCGTCGATCAGATCCAGTTCATTCAGCAACACCGCGCAGGCCAGACCATCAAAATCGCTGCGGGTCACCAGGCGGTATTTTTTGTCGGACATGTCTTTCTCCCGGAAAACTCACTCGAAAGTCGGATTGTATTCCAGACTTGCCAGGATGCCATGGGCGACATAAAACACCGCCAGACGCAGCGGCAAACCATCGCCGGCGAACAGCGCGGCGTAGGACTCCAGTTGCGATTGGTAACGCGCGGCATGGGCTTGCAGGCGCGAGCCATCGGCCGCCGCACCCAGGTCGGCGGTCTTGTAGTCGATGATCCAGCGCTCGCCGTTTTCGACGAAGCTGCGGTCGACGACGCGGGTTATCGCCGTACCGCCGGCGCCGACTCCGGTCAGCGCCAGTTCGGCGGCCGCATCGGCACGGCGGCGCAGCACCCATTGGCCGTCGGCGCTGGCCAGCGTCGTCGCCAGCATCGCGGCGACGCGCGACGCGCCGGTCCGCGCATCGGCCGGCGACCAGCCGCGGCTGGCGAGCCAGCGCTCGAAGCCCGGCTGGCGCTCGGCCATGCGCTGGGGCGACCAGGCTTCCGGCTCGGCGGCGATCAGTTCCAGCACGGCATGGGCCAGCGTGCCCACCGCGGCGGCCAGCGGGTCGACGGTTTCTTCCGGCGCATCCAGTGCCGGCAACGGCAATGCAGGCGCGCGCCACTCGGACGGCACGGCCGGCGCCTTCAGGCGCATCAATTGCGGCACGAAATCCCTCAGCTCGCCGTCGAAAGCGGGAGTCGGCGCTGGCGGTGCGGCGATTGCGGCATGGAAATCCGGTTCGACGGCCGGCCACAGCCGTGCCAGCGGCGAGGCGGCGCGCGGGGCGACCAGCGCGCCCTGCTCGTCGCGGAAGGCCACGCCCACCAGATGCAGGCGGCGCACCGCGCGCGTGGCGGCGACGTAGAGCACGCGGGCGTCCTCGTTGCGGCTGCGCTCCTTCTCCATGCGCTGCAGGAAGTCATACACCGTCGGCTCGCCGGCCTTGCCCGCGCTGCGCCGATTCACCGGCGCGGCGACCAGGCGCTCGCCGCAGGCCAGCGGAAAGCTGTCCCAGGCCAGCAACGGCATGTCGCGCGCCGGGGTTTCGCGGTGCAGGCCGGGCAGGATCACGGTGTCGAATTCGAGGCCCTTGGCCTTGTGCACCGTCATCAGTTGCAGCAAGCCGTCGGCCTGCGCATCGGGCGCGGCGAACAGGCGGGCCATGTCGTCTTCGAGGCTGTCGAGGACGAAGCGCCCCGCCGCGTCGAGCGCGTCGAGACGATTGAAGAAGGCCTGCGCGTCGGACAGGTCGTTCGCAGCGTTCAGGCAATGGGGGCCGCCGAGCTTTTTCCAGGCGTCCTCGACCCAGCGCCGGCGCCGCTGGCGGCCCTGCCCGGCCAGCGCCTCGGCCAGCACCTCGCGCACGTGGCCCAGCCGCTGCCGGCCATCGGCCGACAGGCGACTGATGCGCTCGGCATCCTGCATCAGCGACCAGATCGTGGCCTGATGGTCGTCGCCGGCAAGCGCGTGCAGATCGGCCAGCGTCATGCCGCACCACGGCGCGCGCAGGATCGCCAGCCAATGCACGCGGTCGGCGCGGTGATGCAGGGCGCGGGTCAGCGAGATCAGGTCCTGCACCGCCTGGCGCCCGGCCAGCGGCTCGATTTCCACGGCAGAGAAGCGCCAGCCGGCGCCATGGCGGCGAATCGCGGCGACCAGCGCCGCCAGATGCGCGCGGGCGCGCACCAGCACGGCAATGTTGCGCGTCGGGTCCTCGCGCCACTCGGCTTCGATCAGGGCGACGATGGCTTGCGCCTCGGTGCGCTCGGCGGCGGCGCCCTCGCCCTTTTCGGCCAGCACCGGATGCATGGCGACGCCGGCCTGCGGCAGCGCCCCCCGCGTGGCGACGAACTCGCGATAGCGGATCTCGCCGCGCAGCGGATCGTCGGCGACGGGGAACACTTCGGGGAAGCAGGCATTGATCCAGTCCACCACTTCCGGGCAGGAGCGGTTGTTGCGCGACAGGCGCAAGGGTGTCAGCCGCAGCGCGCCGATGCCGATTTCGGCCACGCGCAGGAAGAGGCCGACGTCGGCCTTGCGGAAGCGGTAGATCGACTGCATCGGATCGCCCACCGCAAACAGCGTGCGACCATCCTCTGGCTGCCAGCCGGCGGTGAGGCGTTCGAGCAGCTCGATCTGCGTCGGACTGGTATCCTGGAATTCGTCGACCAGCAGGTGGCGGATGCGGTAATCGAGACGCAGGCCAAGTTCCGAGGGGTCGAGTTCGTCGCCCAGCGCCGCGATCGCGCGCGCCGCGAGTTCGCCGAAATCGACTTCGCCGCTTTCGCGAAACACCAGCCACAGTTCGGCGGCGGCGAGCTTCATCAGTCGCGCCAGCGCGCGCACCACCTCGTCGTGGTCGTGATCGGACGCCGGCAGTTCGCGCAGACGCTGCAACGCTGCGATCGCCCGGACATCGAGCGCGGCCAGCCGTTCCAGCATGGCGTCCTTCTGCGGCTTGAATTCCTTGCCGGCGGGGAAGCCGTTGTTCACCGTCACGGTCTTGCGCGCCGTGCCTTCCTTGGTCAGCAGGAAATCGGCCAGCGCCCGCCAGCGCGGCAATTCTTCGGGCGCGGCGGTCAACGGCTCGACCCAGTCGACGAAATGGCCATCACCGAGATTGTCCGCGGCATAGCGCGCCAGCGGCATCCACTGCCGCTGCCATCCATCGTCGAGCACCCCGGCGACCAGCGCCAGTTCTTCGCCAACCATCTCGCGCAGGGCTGCGCCGATCGCCGACTCGGGATCATCGAGTTCCGCTATCGCGCGCCATTGCTCGCGCCGTGCCAGCATCTCGGCCAGCAGACGCGCCAGCCGCGCCGCGTCGTTGTCGAGGTGCGCCAGCGCCGTGGCGACCGCCTCGGCATGTTCGCGCTCTTCTTCCCCCTGGCTTTCCAGATGGTCCAGCGCGCGCCGCGCGGCTTCTTCGTAATGCCGCGCGGCCTCGTCGGCCACGGCCGGCTGCGCGCCGAAGCGCGACAGCAGCGGCATCTGCCGTGCCAGGCTGGCGCACAGGGCATCGATGGTGGTCAGGCGCAGCCGCCCCGGCTGGGTCTCGATCTGCCAGCCCAGTTCGCCCGATCGCGCCAGCGCCGCGCGCGCCAGCTCGAAAGTGATGCGCTTGTGCGGCTGCTCGGGCAGCTTGCCTGCGCGCGCCAGTTCGAGGCTTTCGGCAATGCGCTGGCGCATTT comes from the Sulfuritalea hydrogenivorans sk43H genome and includes:
- a CDS encoding UvrD-helicase domain-containing protein, yielding MNDLLLDDEANRRRALELDSFIVEAPAGAGKTELLTQRYLRLLATVDAPEEIIAITFTNKAAGEMRQRIAESLELARAGKLPEQPHKRITFELARAALARSGELGWQIETQPGRLRLTTIDALCASLARQMPLLSRFGAQPAVADEAARHYEEAARRALDHLESQGEEEREHAEAVATALAHLDNDAARLARLLAEMLARREQWRAIAELDDPESAIGAALREMVGEELALVAGVLDDGWQRQWMPLARYAADNLGDGHFVDWVEPLTAAPEELPRWRALADFLLTKEGTARKTVTVNNGFPAGKEFKPQKDAMLERLAALDVRAIAALQRLRELPASDHDHDEVVRALARLMKLAAAELWLVFRESGEVDFGELAARAIAALGDELDPSELGLRLDYRIRHLLVDEFQDTSPTQIELLERLTAGWQPEDGRTLFAVGDPMQSIYRFRKADVGLFLRVAEIGIGALRLTPLRLSRNNRSCPEVVDWINACFPEVFPVADDPLRGEIRYREFVATRGALPQAGVAMHPVLAEKGEGAAAERTEAQAIVALIEAEWREDPTRNIAVLVRARAHLAALVAAIRRHGAGWRFSAVEIEPLAGRQAVQDLISLTRALHHRADRVHWLAILRAPWCGMTLADLHALAGDDHQATIWSLMQDAERISRLSADGRQRLGHVREVLAEALAGQGRQRRRRWVEDAWKKLGGPHCLNAANDLSDAQAFFNRLDALDAAGRFVLDSLEDDMARLFAAPDAQADGLLQLMTVHKAKGLEFDTVILPGLHRETPARDMPLLAWDSFPLACGERLVAAPVNRRSAGKAGEPTVYDFLQRMEKERSRNEDARVLYVAATRAVRRLHLVGVAFRDEQGALVAPRAASPLARLWPAVEPDFHAAIAAPPAPTPAFDGELRDFVPQLMRLKAPAVPSEWRAPALPLPALDAPEETVDPLAAAVGTLAHAVLELIAAEPEAWSPQRMAERQPGFERWLASRGWSPADARTGASRVAAMLATTLASADGQWVLRRRADAAAELALTGVGAGGTAITRVVDRSFVENGERWIIDYKTADLGAAADGSRLQAHAARYQSQLESYAALFAGDGLPLRLAVFYVAHGILASLEYNPTFE